One region of Manis pentadactyla isolate mManPen7 chromosome 9, mManPen7.hap1, whole genome shotgun sequence genomic DNA includes:
- the LOC118909761 gene encoding olfactory receptor 5AN1-like yields the protein MIRRENITEITHFILLGFSDFSRFKALLFVVFLVIYVATLIWNLSLIILIRMDSHLHTPMYFFLSNLSFLDICYVTSTAPKTLSDFFLQQHTITLVGCAVQYFFFAALGLTEACLMTAMAYDRYAAICNPLLYSSIMSPTLCVGMVLGSYMAGISGSVSQVCAILQLHFCGPNVIRHFFCDMPQLLVLSCSDIFFAKLLLAILAMIFGIVNALVVMISYVYIIISIMKITTTKGRSKTFNTCASHLTVVSLFYTSSSFVYLSFSSGGSSNFDRFASVFYTVMIPMLNPLIYSLRNKEIKDALKRLQKKDGYC from the coding sequence ATGATTAGAAGAGAAAATATTACAGAGATCACCCACTTCATCCTCTTGGGGTTCTCGGATTTTTCCAGGTTCAAAGCACTGCTCTTTGTTGTGTTCCTGGTGATCTACGTTGCAACTCTGATTTGGAACCTGAGCCTCATCATTTTAATAAGGATGGATTCCCAcctccacacacccatgtacttcttcctcagtaaTCTGTCCTTCCTAGACATCTGCTATGTGACCTCCACAGCCCCAAAGACGCTCTCTGACTTCTTCCTGCAACAGCATACTATAACCCTAGTGGGTTGTGCTGTTCAGTACTTCTTCTTTGCAGCCCTGGGACTGACTGAGGCTTGTCTCATGACagccatggcctatgaccgctatgctgCCATTTGTAATCCACTTctctattcatctatcatgtcACCCACCCTCTGTGTTGGGATGGTGCTGGGATCCTATATGGCTGGAATCTCTGGTTCTGTATCCCAAGTGTGTGCCATTCTTCAACTCCACTTCTGTGGGCCTAATGTCATCCGCCACTTCTTCTGTGACATGCCCCAGCTGTTAGTCCTGTCCTGCTCTGACATTTTCTTTGCCAAACTCTTACTTGCTATATTAGCAATGATCTTTGGGATAGTAAATGCCCTTGTTGTCATGATATCCTATGTCTATATCATCATCTCCATCATGAAGATCACTACAACTAAAGGCAGGTCAAAGACTTTCAACACCTGTGCTTCTCACCTGACAGTAGTTTCCCTTTTCTATACCTCAAGTAGCTTTGTCTATTTGAGTTTCAGCTCTGGTGGGTCTTCCAACTTTGACAGATTTGCATCGGTCTTCTACACAGTGATGATTCCCATGTTGAACCCATTGATTTACAGTCTGAGAAACAAGGAAATCAAAGATGCCTTGAAGAGGTTGCAGAAGAAGGATGGTTATTGCTGA